Part of the Planctomycetota bacterium genome is shown below.
GGGGGTCAGCGGAACGCTGGTGGCATGCGACACGCTCTCGGAGGTCGATGGCGTCGCCCTTGGCCAACCCTCAAATCGCGCCGAGGCGAGGCGGATGCTGCTGGCGCTGTCGGGAAAACGGCACCGCGTCGTCTCGGCAGCGTGCGTCTGGCGCATGCCGGGCGATCGCCCCCGAACCGCTACCGAAGAGAGCCTCCTGGCGATGGGGGCGCTCGACGAGGGGTTCCTCGATTGGTACCTCGACTCAGGGCTGTGGCAGGGCAAGGCCGGCGCCTGCGGATTCCAAGACGCGCGTCTGCCACTCGAACTCGTGGCCGGGGCGGCCGACAACGTCGTCGGCTTTCCACTGACGACGATCCGCAGATTGCTCGCCGCCGAAGACCACGGCCGCGCCACCTGATCCACCAAAAAAATAACCCCCGGGGCGTTCGC
Proteins encoded:
- a CDS encoding septum formation protein Maf, yielding MTTASRRAIVLASRSPRRRALAEAEGWEVTVAPAPESVEAGQPPRAAGESLEAYVTRLALAKAHAVAATGVSGTLVACDTLSEVDGVALGQPSNRAEARRMLLALSGKRHRVVSAACVWRMPGDRPRTATEESLLAMGALDEGFLDWYLDSGLWQGKAGACGFQDARLPLELVAGAADNVVGFPLTTIRRLLAAEDHGRAT